In Rissa tridactyla isolate bRisTri1 chromosome 22, bRisTri1.patW.cur.20221130, whole genome shotgun sequence, a single genomic region encodes these proteins:
- the TINCR gene encoding TINCR ubiquitin domain containing, with amino-acid sequence MDTLRRSLSRWKRYHIKVHLADEDLMMPLTVKPRDTVMDLRAHLVREGVTSWKKTFYYNSRQLEEHETLKEANIQNGSVLLLVSNKR; translated from the exons ATGGACACGCTGCGAAGGAGCCTTTCTCGCTGGAAGAGGTACCACATTAAGGTGCACCTGGCTGACGAGGACCTGATGATGCCCCTGACGGTCAAGCCTAGAGACACAGTGATGGACCTACGGGCTCACTTAGTACGGGAGGGCGTCACTTCCTGGAAGAAGACATTTTATTACAACTCCAGGCAGCTCGAAGAGCACGAGACTCTCAAAGAAGCCAATATCCAGAATGGCTCTGTCCTGCTTCTTGTCAGCAATAAAAG ATGA